The following proteins are co-located in the Chitinispirillum alkaliphilum genome:
- a CDS encoding cellulase/endoglucanase translates to MDNHHVIKILIRHGILTLALFAALGVSGFAEPLPRLSVSGDSIVDQTGKRVAFTGLHITNESWGYWQYPVSDSLNELGEHPFLPQKKFPSYSLQEIDFKNIEHLSPFLVRYELSYSVFEKDNPLREKNMEQFKSHIERFNSMGIYVVPVLHFGPGLNLSVAHYEDKKHGDKRVKTIFEDSTLFFKHRDWWIYVANELKGISGIAGYQIYVEPRVPSAAEGGYDVFVKRTKELVAAIRALDPHRIIIVHTAFSREANPGERYWSPTLKRMVTDTGEQGIIWSASSDFRRDGVEFFYKIDDPNIVYAFSAYVPYDFCSEGARPRGKDGYSGEFFKSAMREFIAPRIDFGKKHGVPVIVDEFGVNHQQPRFDAQLWLKSVLAVFEEAQLPSWFYLYKGSANPWSGSVHNYGIYTYINLSPVEIQITDEGYHFPNFVSEPAQRTGFDTLFSTYFFSNSGMKTLSLTNNQDIKKILMNFFSRR, encoded by the coding sequence ATGGATAATCACCACGTAATAAAAATTCTAATAAGGCATGGGATACTAACTCTTGCTTTGTTTGCAGCACTCGGTGTTTCAGGTTTTGCAGAACCTCTGCCCCGTCTCTCGGTGAGTGGGGACAGCATAGTTGATCAAACTGGAAAGCGGGTCGCGTTCACCGGATTACACATAACAAACGAATCGTGGGGATATTGGCAATACCCGGTCTCCGACAGTCTTAACGAATTGGGTGAACACCCTTTTTTGCCACAGAAAAAATTTCCATCCTATAGCCTTCAGGAGATTGACTTTAAGAATATTGAGCATCTCTCCCCTTTCCTTGTTCGCTATGAGCTTTCCTACAGTGTATTTGAAAAGGATAATCCGCTCAGAGAAAAGAACATGGAACAATTCAAGAGTCATATAGAGAGATTTAACAGTATGGGAATCTATGTTGTTCCGGTACTTCATTTCGGACCGGGCTTAAATCTCTCCGTGGCGCATTACGAAGATAAAAAACATGGTGATAAGCGGGTTAAGACGATATTTGAAGACTCTACACTATTCTTTAAACATCGTGATTGGTGGATCTATGTTGCCAATGAACTGAAAGGGATTTCCGGAATCGCAGGCTATCAAATCTATGTGGAGCCGCGTGTTCCTTCTGCTGCAGAAGGCGGATACGACGTTTTTGTAAAGCGTACAAAGGAGCTTGTTGCAGCTATTCGCGCTCTTGATCCTCATCGAATTATCATTGTTCACACCGCTTTTAGCAGGGAAGCAAATCCCGGTGAGAGGTATTGGTCACCGACTCTTAAAAGAATGGTAACAGATACAGGAGAACAGGGAATTATCTGGAGCGCCTCTTCTGATTTCAGAAGAGATGGAGTTGAGTTTTTCTATAAAATAGATGATCCGAATATCGTCTACGCGTTCTCTGCCTATGTACCCTACGACTTCTGCAGTGAAGGAGCAAGGCCCAGAGGTAAGGATGGTTATTCTGGTGAATTTTTCAAATCTGCCATGAGAGAGTTTATCGCTCCCCGCATCGATTTTGGAAAAAAACATGGTGTTCCGGTGATTGTTGATGAATTTGGTGTCAATCATCAGCAGCCCCGCTTTGATGCACAGTTATGGTTAAAAAGCGTCCTTGCTGTTTTTGAAGAAGCCCAACTTCCCTCATGGTTTTATCTCTATAAGGGATCTGCAAATCCCTGGTCAGGCTCTGTCCATAACTATGGTATTTATACCTACATCAATCTTTCACCAGTAGAGATCCAGATTACCGATGAGGGCTATCACTTCCCCAATTTTGTCTCTGAACCTGCACAGCGCACCGGATTTGATACACTTTTTTCTACCTATTTTTTTAGTAATTCTGGCATGAAAACGCTCTCTTTGACAAACAATCAAGATATCAAAAAAATTCTTATGAACTTTTTTTCCCGCCGATAA
- a CDS encoding preprotein translocase subunit SecA, whose amino-acid sequence MKSRIVKHVNRLVNRLNGNTVTHTISDYIRKVKQINSESEKLSALSDRDLKSMSQDLTSKFSGQETKESMEIRAFALVKETIRRVLGIVPFDEQIVGGLVLNEGKIAQMQTGEGKTLTAVFAAYFQSLAKNGVHIFTFNDYLARRDALWMGPVFDFLGKKVGYINQGMSCEERRSAYNKDITYLTARESGFDFLRDGLVYTPEDCVRRGFPFAIVDEADSILIDEARTPLVIAGDAQEQAQGCVEAADAVKKLQAGVDFDFDQYSRNCTLTEKGTEQIEKHFGFDNLYENCNSRLLSRIYHALHAQHLLQRDRDYIVKSDRVVLVDEFTGRTADRRRWPDGLQAAVEAKEGCTVMPGGVILNSITLQHFINLHPAKSGMTATAEQAQEELRLVFGLHIVVIPPHRPCIRLDQPDTLYRTKQEKNAALLKEISDVHSTGRPVLVGTSSITESEEFATELRKRGIVCEVLNARDDSREASIISQAGRRGAVTISTNMAGRGTDIRLGGSDNRERDEVAALGGLLVIGTNRHESSRIDKQLRGRAGRQGDHGCSKFFISLEDELFVKYKLDELLPFGIPDSEEEMNSCRELWEEIDRVQRIIEGQNLEIKLTLYKYSVLLEQQRNIIKKHRDEVLNTPYALKMCRDHELFRGNDNFSTWLSDKCDKPIRELYLYHLDKAWSVFLEEIRDIQDFIHLRRYGSQDPLFEFRKLTLEMFHAMLQSVDTATAQEVLKLVSENKEKGIPFHKKSAGATWTYLVNDNPFDDNFGFQLSGNIGLGAMAALLGPLTALLLLAQKAKSGYRRNIKRHSKSEK is encoded by the coding sequence ATGAAATCACGTATTGTTAAACATGTAAATAGATTGGTAAATCGTCTAAACGGAAATACTGTAACTCATACAATTTCTGATTATATAAGAAAAGTAAAGCAGATAAACAGTGAGTCTGAAAAACTATCAGCCCTAAGCGACAGAGATCTTAAAAGTATGTCTCAGGATTTAACCAGTAAATTTTCCGGGCAGGAGACTAAAGAATCTATGGAGATCAGGGCCTTTGCTTTGGTGAAAGAAACAATCAGGAGGGTTCTGGGAATTGTACCCTTTGATGAACAGATTGTGGGAGGACTGGTTCTAAATGAGGGAAAAATCGCCCAGATGCAGACTGGTGAGGGTAAGACGTTAACAGCTGTATTCGCTGCCTATTTTCAGTCTCTGGCCAAAAATGGTGTGCATATTTTTACCTTCAACGATTATCTGGCACGCAGAGACGCTCTGTGGATGGGACCTGTTTTTGATTTTCTGGGGAAAAAAGTAGGATATATCAATCAGGGGATGAGTTGCGAAGAGCGCAGGTCGGCTTATAATAAAGATATCACCTATTTAACAGCTCGTGAATCGGGTTTTGACTTCCTGAGAGATGGACTGGTGTACACTCCTGAAGATTGTGTGCGAAGAGGTTTTCCTTTTGCCATCGTGGATGAAGCTGATTCTATTCTCATTGATGAAGCGCGAACACCGCTTGTAATTGCTGGTGATGCTCAAGAGCAGGCACAGGGGTGTGTTGAAGCCGCCGATGCGGTAAAGAAGTTACAAGCGGGAGTGGATTTTGATTTTGACCAGTATAGCCGCAATTGCACCTTGACAGAAAAAGGTACAGAGCAGATAGAGAAACACTTTGGCTTCGATAATCTGTACGAGAATTGTAACAGCAGACTCCTTTCGAGAATCTACCATGCGCTGCATGCTCAACACCTGCTCCAACGCGACAGAGATTATATAGTAAAGAGTGACAGAGTAGTGTTGGTTGATGAGTTCACGGGAAGGACTGCCGATCGAAGGCGTTGGCCTGACGGTCTGCAGGCTGCAGTAGAAGCCAAGGAGGGGTGCACAGTCATGCCGGGAGGAGTCATCCTTAATTCCATCACACTGCAACATTTTATAAATCTGCACCCGGCTAAAAGCGGTATGACTGCTACAGCTGAACAGGCTCAGGAGGAGTTACGTCTCGTTTTCGGGCTCCACATTGTAGTTATTCCACCCCATCGACCCTGTATTCGACTGGACCAACCCGATACGCTGTATAGAACAAAGCAAGAGAAGAACGCAGCTCTTCTCAAAGAGATTTCAGATGTACATTCCACTGGGAGACCGGTTCTTGTGGGGACCAGCTCCATTACTGAATCTGAGGAGTTTGCAACTGAATTAAGAAAACGGGGAATTGTTTGTGAAGTACTGAATGCCAGAGATGACTCCAGAGAGGCTTCAATTATCTCACAGGCAGGACGGAGAGGAGCTGTTACCATATCTACCAATATGGCAGGAAGAGGAACCGATATACGGCTGGGCGGTTCTGATAACCGGGAGCGAGATGAGGTGGCGGCTCTGGGAGGGCTTCTGGTGATAGGAACAAACCGCCACGAAAGCAGCAGAATAGATAAGCAGCTTCGGGGAAGAGCTGGAAGGCAGGGGGATCATGGGTGTTCCAAATTTTTCATCAGCCTGGAAGATGAACTTTTTGTCAAATACAAACTTGATGAGCTGCTACCTTTTGGGATTCCCGACTCTGAAGAAGAAATGAACTCCTGTAGAGAATTATGGGAAGAAATTGACAGGGTACAACGAATCATTGAGGGTCAGAACCTTGAAATAAAGCTTACACTGTACAAGTATTCTGTACTCCTCGAACAGCAGCGAAACATTATCAAAAAACATAGAGACGAGGTACTTAATACCCCGTATGCCCTAAAAATGTGCAGAGACCATGAGCTGTTTAGGGGAAATGATAATTTTAGCACCTGGCTAAGCGACAAATGCGATAAACCAATACGAGAACTGTATCTGTATCATCTCGACAAGGCATGGTCTGTTTTTCTTGAAGAGATCAGAGATATTCAGGATTTTATCCATCTAAGGCGGTATGGATCTCAAGACCCGCTTTTTGAATTCAGAAAACTTACCTTGGAGATGTTTCATGCTATGCTTCAAAGTGTCGATACCGCAACTGCCCAGGAGGTTCTGAAACTGGTATCTGAGAATAAGGAGAAAGGAATACCATTCCATAAAAAATCAGCTGGTGCCACCTGGACCTATCTGGTTAACGACAACCCTTTCGATGACAATTTCGGGTTTCAGCTTTCCGGCAATATTGGCCTGGGCGCGATGGCAGCACTCCTTGGACCACTAACCGCACTGTTGTTACTGGCCCAAAAGGCGAAATCGGGCTACAGGAGAAATATTAAGAGGCATAGCAAATCTGAAAAGTGA
- a CDS encoding Ion transport protein, with amino-acid sequence MSKVSRNKTDDVSSRDIHLQRYENRFETPVRILGLIWLLLVLYELIIGIHPLVTAAIYVIWAVFVADFLIRIRLSPHRVVFLKKNVLTVFSLMVPALRFLYFLRVLRAFRLLRGMRLVNVVGTLNRSKRTLRTFLGTHHSGYVIVLTLLVTLLGSAGMYAFEGGKQENGGIETYWDALYFTSMIMVTIGPQAWPVTAEGRFLSVLLALYAFAVFGYITAVLATFFIGQDRKRVEVK; translated from the coding sequence ATGTCTAAGGTAAGCAGAAACAAAACCGATGATGTCTCAAGTAGAGACATCCACCTCCAGCGCTACGAAAACAGATTTGAGACGCCGGTAAGAATTCTTGGGCTTATCTGGCTGTTGCTGGTGCTCTATGAACTGATTATCGGAATCCATCCTCTCGTTACTGCCGCTATCTATGTTATCTGGGCTGTTTTCGTTGCCGATTTTCTAATCCGGATTAGGTTGAGTCCCCACAGAGTTGTTTTTCTTAAAAAAAATGTATTGACTGTTTTCTCCCTTATGGTTCCAGCTCTGCGCTTTCTCTATTTTCTGAGAGTATTAAGAGCTTTCAGGCTCTTACGGGGAATGCGTCTGGTAAATGTAGTCGGAACCCTCAATCGCAGTAAACGTACTTTAAGAACTTTTCTGGGGACACATCACTCTGGCTATGTGATTGTACTCACTTTGCTTGTGACACTCCTGGGTTCAGCAGGAATGTATGCCTTTGAAGGTGGAAAACAGGAAAATGGTGGTATAGAAACATACTGGGATGCGCTCTACTTTACCTCAATGATAATGGTAACAATCGGTCCTCAAGCCTGGCCTGTAACAGCTGAAGGGAGATTTCTAAGCGTGCTGCTTGCTCTTTATGCATTTGCGGTGTTTGGGTATATAACGGCAGTACTGGCCACCTTTTTTATAGGGCAGGACAGAAAAAGAGTGGAAGTGAAATGA